The Agromyces marinus genome window below encodes:
- the folK gene encoding 2-amino-4-hydroxy-6-hydroxymethyldihydropteridine diphosphokinase, which translates to MTRAVIAFGANLGDRERTIASATRAIAEAEGVELLAASPVYETAAVRPGGVDHDAPRYLNGVLVVETSLDPHALLDLLQRVETEHGRSRETRWGDRTLDLDLVDHGGARVESDRLELPHPRAWERAFVLQPWLDVDPEAEIAGRGRVADLRARAIDEVVRR; encoded by the coding sequence GTGACCCGCGCGGTGATCGCGTTCGGTGCGAACCTCGGCGATCGCGAGCGGACGATCGCCTCGGCGACCAGGGCCATCGCCGAGGCCGAGGGCGTCGAGCTCCTCGCCGCCTCGCCGGTGTACGAGACCGCTGCGGTACGACCGGGCGGGGTCGACCACGATGCTCCGCGCTACCTCAACGGCGTGCTCGTGGTCGAGACCTCGCTCGACCCGCACGCGCTGCTCGACCTGCTCCAGCGCGTCGAGACCGAGCACGGCCGGTCCCGTGAGACGCGTTGGGGCGACCGGACGCTCGACCTCGACCTCGTCGACCACGGCGGCGCCCGGGTCGAGTCCGATCGGCTCGAACTGCCGCATCCGCGCGCCTGGGAGCGCGCGTTCGTGCTCCAGCCGTGGCTCGACGTCGACCCCGAGGCCGAGATCGCAGGTCGCGGCCGAGTCGCCGACCTGCGGGCGCGGGCGATCGATGAGGTGGTGCGTCGGTGA
- a CDS encoding PH domain-containing protein — MPDPEDTAPEAAVAPIDLAAPSGAGEPAPAGGVAPAPAGAPADGSDNGAVHVDDDWRRVSPKHVVVEVVGSVITAGITVAVLLVVGAWFELTWATWAGIAVAVLAAVAIAFEPRRVRSIRYRRRADDLVFRRGIMFQRQVAVPYGRMQLVDITRGPVSRALGLADLKFVTAAAATAVTLPGLTLEDAEALRDELVALAETRRAGL, encoded by the coding sequence ATGCCTGACCCCGAGGACACCGCACCCGAGGCCGCCGTCGCCCCCATCGACCTCGCCGCGCCGTCGGGTGCGGGCGAGCCTGCGCCGGCGGGTGGGGTCGCGCCTGCGCCGGCGGGTGCTCCGGCCGACGGGTCCGACAACGGGGCCGTGCACGTCGACGACGACTGGCGGCGAGTGTCGCCGAAGCACGTCGTCGTCGAGGTCGTCGGGTCCGTCATCACGGCGGGCATCACGGTCGCCGTCCTGCTGGTGGTCGGCGCGTGGTTCGAACTGACCTGGGCGACCTGGGCGGGCATCGCCGTCGCGGTCCTCGCGGCCGTCGCGATCGCGTTCGAGCCCCGCCGGGTGCGCTCGATCCGGTACCGCCGTCGGGCCGACGACCTCGTCTTCCGCCGGGGGATCATGTTCCAGCGGCAGGTCGCCGTGCCCTATGGCCGGATGCAGCTCGTCGACATCACGCGCGGCCCCGTCAGCCGCGCGCTGGGCCTGGCAGACCTGAAGTTCGTGACCGCAGCCGCGGCGACCGCCGTGACCCTGCCGGGCCTCACGCTCGAAGACGCCGAGGCGCTGCGCGATGAACTCGTCGCGCTCGCCGAGACCCGCAGGGCGGGCCTGTGA
- the folB gene encoding dihydroneopterin aldolase, whose product MASTRDRIAVTGIRVRAHHGVFDFERERGQEFVIDVSVAVDLAGAAAGDDLGSTVHYGELAVAVARAVERDPVDLIETVAERVAEVALGFAGVEEATVTVHKPQAPIEVPFDDVAVTIVRSRS is encoded by the coding sequence GTGGCCAGCACTCGTGATCGGATCGCCGTGACCGGCATCCGCGTCCGCGCACACCACGGCGTCTTCGACTTCGAACGCGAACGGGGCCAGGAGTTCGTGATCGACGTGTCGGTCGCCGTCGATCTCGCGGGCGCGGCGGCGGGCGACGACCTCGGCAGCACCGTGCACTACGGCGAGCTCGCGGTCGCGGTCGCCCGTGCCGTCGAGCGCGACCCGGTCGACCTCATCGAGACGGTCGCCGAACGCGTGGCCGAGGTCGCGCTCGGGTTCGCGGGCGTCGAGGAGGCGACGGTGACCGTGCACAAGCCGCAGGCGCCGATCGAGGTGCCGTTCGACGACGTCGCGGTCACCATCGTGCGGAGCCGGTCGTGA
- a CDS encoding PH domain-containing protein: protein MTAPEARTSVGPLADGEWHRLHPASPLLRGGLVFIAVVGFIIANLRERGIELFVLLFAPGADRAPGGDGGFDGDWGEDPIGGIVTHGLVGWALLGLVVVIVLVVAGFWLAWRMHTFRVTDEAVEVRSGILFRSHRSARLDRIQGINIARPMFARLFGAAKLDVSVAGQSANVALTYLGSAQADRLRGDILRLASGARNPATDAAAVATASPAAELPGGTERPAGTEPATGSELGAGAETLRDRTEALVGRRVEEFLAPELDPDLAPPESVVHLPLARVIASALLGGSMIWFVAVIAAIVIGLSTGEMWVLFTFIPAAIGVVGYLWSSISGSLRYSIAGTPDGVRIGSGLLSTANQTIPPGRVHAIEVSQWLLWRAFGWWSIRVNVAGQSLTANAEAARRTIVLPVGTAEDVRRVIGLLAPDADDEIAAVLGAGLGGSGPSDGFVSAPGRARVIRWFSWRRIGVALVGGSAILRRGWLLRRLALVPLARMQSVAVEAGPVRRGLGLASLSIHTVAGPVTPSVAALDRADAHALFDRIAAEAVERALRDRSDRWGAAHAP, encoded by the coding sequence GTGACCGCTCCCGAGGCACGCACGAGCGTCGGCCCGCTCGCCGACGGCGAGTGGCACCGGCTGCATCCGGCGAGCCCGCTCCTGCGCGGCGGACTGGTGTTCATCGCGGTCGTCGGCTTCATCATCGCCAACCTCCGCGAGCGAGGCATCGAACTGTTCGTGCTGCTGTTCGCACCCGGCGCGGACCGCGCGCCGGGCGGCGACGGTGGGTTCGACGGCGACTGGGGCGAGGATCCGATCGGGGGCATCGTCACGCACGGGCTCGTCGGGTGGGCGCTGCTCGGTCTCGTGGTCGTCATCGTGCTCGTCGTCGCAGGATTCTGGCTCGCATGGCGGATGCACACCTTCCGCGTCACCGACGAAGCGGTCGAGGTGCGCAGCGGCATCCTGTTCCGCTCGCACCGGAGTGCTCGGCTCGACCGGATCCAGGGCATCAACATCGCCCGACCCATGTTCGCCCGGCTCTTCGGTGCGGCCAAGCTCGACGTCTCGGTGGCCGGGCAGTCGGCCAACGTGGCGTTGACCTACCTCGGGTCGGCGCAGGCCGACCGCTTGCGCGGCGACATCCTGCGCCTGGCTTCGGGTGCGCGGAACCCGGCGACGGATGCCGCGGCGGTCGCGACCGCCTCGCCAGCCGCGGAGCTGCCGGGCGGAACCGAGCGGCCCGCCGGAACCGAACCGGCCACCGGATCCGAGTTGGGCGCCGGAGCCGAGACGCTCCGCGATCGCACCGAAGCGCTCGTCGGCCGTCGCGTCGAGGAGTTCCTCGCGCCCGAACTCGACCCCGACCTCGCCCCGCCCGAGTCGGTCGTGCACCTTCCGCTCGCGCGCGTGATCGCCTCGGCGCTCCTCGGCGGGTCGATGATCTGGTTCGTCGCGGTCATCGCCGCGATCGTGATCGGCCTGTCCACGGGCGAGATGTGGGTGCTGTTCACGTTCATCCCCGCGGCGATCGGTGTGGTCGGGTACCTGTGGTCGAGCATCAGCGGGTCGCTGCGGTACTCGATCGCGGGTACGCCCGACGGCGTCCGCATCGGCTCCGGCCTGCTGTCGACCGCCAACCAGACCATCCCGCCGGGTCGCGTGCACGCCATCGAGGTGTCGCAGTGGCTGCTCTGGCGCGCGTTCGGCTGGTGGTCGATCCGCGTGAACGTCGCCGGGCAGTCGCTGACGGCCAACGCCGAGGCCGCTCGACGCACCATCGTGCTGCCCGTCGGGACGGCAGAGGACGTGCGTCGCGTCATCGGGCTGCTCGCGCCCGACGCCGACGACGAGATCGCCGCGGTCCTGGGCGCCGGCCTCGGCGGCTCGGGTCCGAGCGACGGGTTCGTCTCCGCGCCCGGTCGCGCCCGGGTCATCCGCTGGTTCTCGTGGCGCCGCATCGGCGTCGCCCTCGTCGGCGGGAGCGCGATCCTCAGGCGCGGGTGGCTGCTGCGCAGGCTCGCCCTCGTTCCCCTCGCGCGCATGCAGTCCGTCGCCGTCGAGGCTGGGCCCGTTCGGCGCGGGCTGGGGCTCGCGTCGTTGAGCATCCACACGGTCGCGGGCCCCGTCACCCCGTCGGTCGCCGCGCTCGACCGTGCCGACGCCCACGCGCTGTTCGACCGGATCGCGGCCGAAGCCGTCGAGCGTGCGCTCCGCGATCGCAGCGACCGGTGGGGGGCCGCGCATGCGCCCTGA
- the ftsH gene encoding ATP-dependent zinc metalloprotease FtsH produces MNMKKILRGPVLYIVLAIIAVWIGSTLITQSGFREVSTQQGLELLNDGKAAAVKIVDVENRVDLTLSEAEDDLGTQVQFYFVTPRGPDVIEAVDAANPADGYDDEVPQPNWFLSMLGILLPLVLIGLFFWIILSGMQGGGNRVMQFGKSKAKLVSKESPKVTFADVAGAEEAIEELHEIKEFLKEPAKFQAVGARIPKGVLLYGPPGTGKTLLARAVAGEAGVPFYSISGSDFVEMFVGVGASRVRDLFDQAKQNAPAIIFVDEIDAVGRHRGAGLGGGHDEREQTLNQLLVEMDGFDPKTNVILIAATNRPDILDPALLRPGRFDRQIGVDAPDLKGRQKILEVHSKGKPLANGVDLEVLARKTPGFTGADLANVLNEAALLTARSNAQLIDDRALDEAVDRVIAGPQRRTRVMKDKEKLITAYHEGGHALAAAAMNHTDPVTKITILPRGRALGYTMVLPLEDKYSVTRNELLDQLTYAMGGRVAEEIVFHDPSTGASNDIEKATATARKMVTEYGMSATIGAVKLGQSQGEVFLGRDMGHQRDYSEELAERVDTEVRALIEQAHDEAWQVLNDNRDILDRLAAELLENETLDHRQIAEIFHDVRKLPERPLWLSSDNRPVSDVPPIPFPTSRAPIDQGAVDGGVDSGTPVEEAKASLTQNTKPRPATA; encoded by the coding sequence ATGAACATGAAGAAGATCCTTCGCGGGCCGGTCCTCTACATCGTGCTGGCGATCATCGCGGTGTGGATCGGATCGACGCTCATCACGCAGTCCGGCTTCCGCGAGGTGTCGACCCAGCAGGGCCTCGAGCTCCTGAACGACGGCAAGGCGGCCGCCGTGAAGATCGTCGACGTCGAGAACCGCGTCGACCTCACGCTCAGCGAAGCCGAGGACGACCTCGGCACGCAGGTGCAGTTCTACTTCGTCACGCCTCGCGGGCCCGACGTGATCGAGGCCGTCGACGCGGCGAACCCGGCCGACGGGTACGACGACGAGGTCCCGCAGCCGAACTGGTTCCTCTCGATGCTCGGCATCCTGCTGCCGCTCGTGCTCATCGGCCTGTTCTTCTGGATCATCCTCTCGGGCATGCAGGGCGGCGGCAACCGCGTCATGCAGTTCGGCAAGTCCAAGGCCAAGCTCGTCTCGAAGGAGAGCCCGAAGGTCACCTTCGCCGACGTCGCCGGAGCCGAGGAGGCCATCGAGGAACTCCACGAGATCAAGGAGTTCCTGAAGGAGCCCGCCAAGTTCCAGGCCGTCGGCGCGCGCATTCCGAAGGGCGTGCTCCTGTACGGCCCTCCCGGCACCGGCAAGACCCTGCTCGCCCGCGCCGTCGCGGGTGAGGCCGGCGTGCCGTTCTACTCGATCTCGGGCTCCGACTTCGTGGAGATGTTCGTCGGCGTCGGCGCGAGCCGCGTGCGCGACCTCTTCGACCAGGCCAAGCAGAACGCCCCGGCGATCATCTTCGTCGACGAGATCGACGCCGTCGGCCGTCACCGCGGTGCGGGCCTCGGCGGCGGGCACGACGAGCGCGAGCAGACGCTGAACCAGCTGCTCGTCGAGATGGACGGCTTCGACCCGAAGACCAACGTCATCCTCATCGCGGCGACCAACCGCCCCGACATCCTCGACCCGGCGCTGCTGCGCCCGGGCCGCTTCGACCGCCAGATCGGCGTCGACGCGCCCGACCTCAAGGGCCGCCAGAAGATCCTCGAGGTGCACTCGAAGGGCAAGCCCCTGGCCAACGGCGTCGACCTCGAGGTGCTCGCGCGCAAGACGCCGGGCTTCACGGGCGCCGACCTCGCGAACGTCCTCAACGAGGCCGCGCTGCTCACGGCGCGCTCGAACGCGCAGCTCATCGACGACCGCGCGCTCGACGAGGCCGTCGACCGCGTGATCGCGGGCCCGCAGCGTCGCACGCGCGTGATGAAGGACAAGGAGAAGCTCATCACCGCGTACCACGAGGGCGGGCACGCGCTCGCCGCCGCGGCGATGAACCACACCGACCCGGTGACGAAGATCACGATCCTGCCGCGCGGGCGCGCGCTCGGGTACACGATGGTGCTGCCGCTCGAAGACAAGTACTCCGTCACCCGCAACGAGCTGCTCGACCAGCTCACGTACGCGATGGGCGGCCGGGTCGCAGAGGAGATCGTGTTCCACGACCCGTCGACGGGTGCCTCGAACGACATCGAGAAGGCCACCGCCACGGCACGGAAGATGGTCACCGAGTACGGCATGTCGGCCACCATCGGCGCGGTGAAGCTCGGCCAGTCCCAGGGCGAGGTGTTCCTCGGCCGCGACATGGGCCACCAGCGCGACTACTCGGAGGAGCTCGCCGAACGCGTCGACACCGAGGTGCGCGCCCTCATCGAGCAGGCGCACGACGAGGCGTGGCAGGTGCTCAACGACAACCGCGACATCCTCGACCGGCTGGCCGCCGAGCTCCTCGAGAACGAGACCCTCGACCACCGCCAGATCGCCGAGATCTTCCACGACGTGCGCAAGCTCCCCGAGCGGCCGCTGTGGCTCTCGAGCGACAACCGCCCGGTCTCGGACGTCCCGCCGATCCCGTTCCCGACCAGCCGCGCCCCGATCGACCAGGGCGCCGTGGACGGCGGCGTCGACTCGGGCACGCCCGTCGAGGAGGCGAAGGCGTCCCTGACGCAGAACACGAAGCCGCGTCCCGCCACGGCGTGA
- the folP gene encoding dihydropteroate synthase, which produces MGVVNVTPDSFSDGGRWFDPEAAVAHALELVSEGADVLDVGGESTRPGAARVDPDEELRRVIPVVRELAGRGLRVSVDTMRAATAAAAVEAGAEILNDVSAGLADPDMARIAAESGATYVAMHWRGHSDRMDDLAEYDDVARDVRDELGRRVDDLLAAGIAPGRLILDPGLGFSKRAEQNWELLANLDVLAGLGFPLLVGASRKRFLGALLPDGAAVEERDLPTAVVSVLAARAGAWGLRVHDVAGTRVALAVAGAWQSGRRGQHS; this is translated from the coding sequence ATGGGCGTCGTGAACGTCACGCCCGACTCGTTCAGCGACGGCGGCCGGTGGTTCGACCCCGAGGCGGCGGTCGCCCACGCGCTCGAACTCGTCTCCGAGGGCGCCGACGTGCTCGACGTCGGGGGCGAGTCCACCCGGCCTGGCGCCGCACGCGTGGACCCGGACGAAGAGCTGCGCCGCGTCATCCCGGTGGTGCGCGAGCTCGCCGGGCGCGGCCTGCGGGTCAGCGTCGACACGATGCGGGCCGCGACGGCCGCGGCCGCGGTCGAGGCGGGAGCGGAGATCCTGAACGACGTCTCGGCGGGCCTGGCCGACCCCGACATGGCGCGCATCGCGGCCGAGTCGGGCGCCACCTACGTCGCCATGCACTGGCGCGGCCACTCCGATCGGATGGACGACCTCGCCGAGTACGACGACGTCGCACGCGACGTGCGCGACGAGCTCGGCCGTCGCGTGGACGACCTGCTCGCAGCGGGCATCGCGCCCGGCCGGCTCATCCTCGACCCGGGTCTCGGGTTCTCGAAGCGGGCCGAGCAGAATTGGGAGCTGCTCGCGAACCTCGACGTGCTCGCCGGGCTCGGCTTCCCGCTGCTCGTGGGGGCATCGCGCAAGCGGTTCCTCGGGGCGCTGCTGCCCGACGGCGCCGCGGTCGAGGAACGCGACCTGCCGACCGCGGTCGTGAGCGTGCTCGCCGCCCGGGCCGGCGCCTGGGGGCTGCGGGTCCACGACGTCGCGGGCACGCGCGTCGCGCTCGCCGTCGCCGGTGCATGGCAGAGTGGACGACGTGGCCAGCACTCGTGA
- the folE gene encoding GTP cyclohydrolase I: MTRVDTDRIERAVHELLLAIGEDPERPGLERTPRRVAEAYAEYFSGIGVDATLPLADAVPAGETDAGAAATSDAVVLRELSFRSVCEHHLVPFTGTAHIAYLPGERIVGLGRIPAVLDTVSSRPQLQERIAEEVADALEAGLQPRGVLVVLDAVHTCVTTRGARQARSSTVTVASRGEFAAPAARAEVMALIGSGSGG; the protein is encoded by the coding sequence ATGACGCGGGTCGACACCGACCGCATCGAGCGCGCCGTGCACGAACTGCTGCTCGCGATCGGCGAGGATCCGGAGCGTCCGGGGCTCGAGCGCACGCCCAGGCGGGTCGCCGAGGCGTATGCCGAGTACTTCAGCGGCATCGGCGTCGACGCGACGCTGCCGCTGGCAGACGCGGTCCCCGCGGGTGAGACGGATGCCGGCGCAGCGGCGACCTCGGACGCGGTCGTGCTCCGCGAGCTCTCCTTCCGGTCGGTCTGCGAACACCACCTGGTGCCGTTCACCGGGACGGCGCACATCGCCTACCTGCCGGGGGAGCGGATCGTCGGGCTCGGGCGGATCCCCGCCGTCCTCGACACGGTCTCGAGCCGGCCGCAGTTGCAGGAGCGCATCGCCGAGGAGGTCGCCGACGCCCTCGAGGCCGGCCTGCAGCCGCGCGGCGTGCTCGTCGTGCTCGACGCGGTGCACACGTGCGTCACGACCCGCGGCGCGCGGCAGGCGCGCAGCTCGACCGTGACCGTGGCCAGCCGCGGGGAGTTCGCCGCGCCCGCGGCGCGTGCCGAGGTCATGGCGCTCATCGGATCGGGGAGTGGTGGCTGA
- a CDS encoding Rossmann-like and DUF2520 domain-containing protein: MRPEQRAGRLGVGTIGAGRVGAVLASALAGAGHALTGISAVSEASRERAAAMLPDLPVLAVPEIVERSELVLLAVPGDELEGLVAGLAAAGVWRPGQLVVHTSARHGVAVLEPAMRAGAIPLAIHPAMAFTGTSIDLGRLAGTWFAVTAPAPVLPIAQALVVEMGGEPFVVAERDRAAYAEAIDTATTFSSAIVDQATGILEGIGMPRAGAVLAPLVRTAVENALARHDPGPTIDATAPVDPTTTIDGAGDDRSGGAP, encoded by the coding sequence ATGCGCCCTGAGCAGCGAGCCGGACGACTCGGCGTCGGAACGATCGGCGCCGGGCGGGTCGGGGCCGTGCTCGCCTCGGCGCTCGCCGGCGCCGGGCACGCCCTGACCGGGATCTCCGCGGTCTCCGAAGCGAGCCGCGAGCGTGCCGCGGCGATGCTGCCCGACCTGCCCGTGCTCGCCGTCCCCGAGATCGTCGAACGCAGTGAACTCGTGCTGCTCGCCGTGCCCGGCGACGAACTCGAGGGGCTCGTCGCGGGGCTCGCCGCCGCCGGGGTCTGGCGACCCGGGCAGCTCGTCGTGCACACCTCTGCGAGGCACGGCGTCGCCGTGCTCGAACCGGCGATGCGCGCGGGCGCCATCCCGCTCGCCATCCACCCGGCCATGGCGTTCACCGGGACGAGCATCGACCTGGGGCGGCTCGCCGGAACCTGGTTCGCGGTCACGGCCCCCGCACCGGTCCTCCCGATCGCGCAGGCGCTCGTCGTCGAGATGGGCGGCGAACCGTTCGTCGTCGCCGAACGCGACCGGGCGGCCTACGCCGAGGCGATCGACACGGCCACGACCTTCTCCTCGGCGATCGTCGACCAGGCCACGGGAATCCTCGAGGGCATCGGGATGCCGCGCGCCGGAGCGGTGCTCGCGCCGCTCGTCCGCACCGCGGTCGAGAACGCGCTCGCACGCCACGACCCGGGACCGACGATCGACGCGACGGCACCCGTCGACCCGACGACTACCATCGACGGGGCCGGAGACGATCGCTCGGGAGGTGCACCGTGA
- a CDS encoding DUF3180 domain-containing protein, which translates to MKRTHPSTLVAFAIAGVAVAYLGELLLVSSGAAALVPPVSLAFTLVGIGVIVVLVAWPIRQAVRGSGRRRIDPFRAARVAVLAKASSITGALVLGAGIGITLFLVTRSVLPPAGTVWMALATAIGSALLLTGALVAEHFCTLPPDDPEEEEGSAHA; encoded by the coding sequence GTGAAGCGCACCCACCCCTCGACCCTCGTCGCGTTCGCCATCGCCGGAGTGGCCGTCGCATACCTCGGCGAACTCCTGCTCGTGTCGAGCGGTGCGGCGGCGCTCGTGCCGCCCGTGTCGCTCGCATTCACCCTCGTGGGGATCGGCGTCATCGTCGTACTGGTCGCCTGGCCCATCCGGCAGGCGGTCCGCGGCTCGGGGCGGCGACGCATCGATCCGTTCCGTGCGGCCCGCGTCGCCGTGCTGGCGAAGGCCAGCAGCATCACCGGGGCGCTCGTGCTGGGCGCGGGTATCGGCATCACCCTGTTCCTGGTCACGCGCAGCGTGCTCCCGCCCGCCGGCACCGTCTGGATGGCCCTGGCGACCGCGATCGGTTCGGCGCTGCTCCTGACCGGTGCCCTGGTCGCCGAGCACTTCTGCACCCTTCCGCCCGACGACCCAGAAGAAGAGGAGGGCTCGGCGCATGCCTGA
- a CDS encoding MFS transporter, giving the protein MGERGRGGRLRGAGQAFASNWRNSDLRRAQLSFLGAWTAEWAFTVALGIVAYRDGGAAAVGFVGLLRMLPSALLAPLLSPIADRGRRERVLILVSTVRGAATAAVGVVVAFAGPIALVYLLAVVSTIAATLYRPAHSALLPSLCRTGSELASANMVRGLLDSAATVLGPLLAAVLLQFAGVDAVFGVAAAASFAAAALLMRLRYEAPPRPAATTAPNIAKEAVEGLRAVGRNRGLVLMLTLVAAQGLTRGALTVLSVVVAIELLATGEPGVGALMTAVGVGAVAGSLGASLLVGTARLGSWFAVGIALWGLPIALVGVFPDQAAALVLLSFVGVGNALVDVAGFTLIARLAPETVLARVFGVVESLIAVFGGLGGVVAAALIDGFGIEFALIAIGLLCPVLAAASWWRLRRLDRSVATLDSDVALLRRVSMLTPLPLPSIEQLARGLQPVAVASGATVFAQGELGDRYYVIESGEVDVVRDGRVVAELGPGEGFGEIALLRPTGRLASVVARGDLRLRALASDCFLPVVLGYTPSALEAAATVDGIMSHYEPEDPAKHPPTS; this is encoded by the coding sequence ATGGGGGAGCGGGGGCGCGGGGGCCGGTTGCGGGGAGCCGGCCAGGCCTTCGCGAGCAACTGGCGCAACTCCGACCTGCGTCGCGCCCAGCTCAGCTTCCTCGGCGCATGGACCGCGGAGTGGGCGTTCACCGTCGCGCTCGGGATCGTCGCCTACCGTGACGGCGGTGCGGCGGCGGTCGGGTTCGTCGGGCTGCTGCGCATGCTCCCGTCGGCGCTGCTCGCCCCGCTGCTCTCGCCCATCGCCGACCGGGGTCGCCGCGAACGCGTCCTGATCCTGGTGTCGACCGTGCGCGGTGCCGCGACCGCGGCCGTGGGGGTCGTGGTCGCGTTCGCGGGGCCGATCGCCCTGGTCTACCTGCTCGCCGTGGTCTCGACCATCGCGGCGACGCTCTACCGTCCGGCCCACTCGGCGCTCCTGCCGTCGCTGTGCCGCACCGGGTCCGAACTCGCGAGCGCCAACATGGTCCGCGGGCTGCTCGACTCGGCGGCCACGGTCCTCGGGCCGTTGCTGGCCGCCGTGCTGCTCCAGTTCGCGGGCGTCGACGCCGTGTTCGGCGTTGCCGCCGCGGCATCCTTCGCGGCGGCGGCACTGCTCATGCGCCTGCGGTACGAGGCGCCGCCGCGACCGGCAGCGACGACCGCCCCGAACATCGCGAAGGAGGCCGTCGAGGGCCTCCGGGCGGTCGGGCGCAACCGGGGCCTCGTGCTCATGCTCACCCTCGTCGCGGCGCAGGGGCTGACCCGCGGCGCGCTCACGGTCCTCTCCGTGGTGGTCGCGATCGAACTCCTCGCAACCGGTGAACCCGGTGTCGGTGCGCTCATGACCGCCGTCGGGGTGGGCGCCGTCGCCGGGTCCCTCGGAGCCTCGCTGCTCGTGGGCACGGCCCGGCTCGGCTCGTGGTTCGCGGTCGGGATCGCCCTCTGGGGCCTGCCCATCGCGCTCGTCGGCGTCTTCCCCGACCAGGCCGCCGCACTCGTGCTGCTCTCCTTCGTCGGCGTCGGCAACGCGCTCGTCGACGTCGCCGGGTTCACGCTGATCGCGAGGCTCGCCCCCGAGACGGTGCTCGCGCGCGTCTTCGGCGTCGTCGAGAGCCTCATCGCGGTGTTCGGCGGGCTCGGCGGAGTCGTCGCGGCGGCCCTCATCGACGGGTTCGGCATCGAGTTCGCCCTCATCGCGATCGGCCTGCTCTGCCCGGTGCTCGCCGCGGCGTCGTGGTGGCGGCTGCGCAGGCTCGACCGCTCGGTGGCGACACTCGACTCGGATGTCGCGCTGCTGCGCAGGGTGTCGATGCTCACGCCGCTCCCGCTGCCCTCCATCGAGCAGCTCGCGCGGGGACTCCAGCCCGTGGCGGTGGCATCCGGTGCGACCGTGTTCGCACAGGGCGAGCTCGGCGACCGGTACTACGTCATCGAGTCCGGCGAGGTCGACGTGGTCCGGGACGGGCGGGTCGTCGCGGAACTCGGACCGGGCGAGGGCTTCGGCGAGATCGCGCTGCTGCGCCCGACCGGCCGGCTGGCCAGCGTCGTCGCGCGCGGCGACCTCAGGCTCCGGGCGCTCGCGTCGGACTGCTTCCTTCCCGTGGTGCTCGGCTACACGCCGAGTGCGCTCGAGGCGGCCGCGACCGTCGACGGCATCATGTCGCACTACGAACCGGAGGACCCGGCGAAGCACCCGCCGACCTCGTGA
- the panC gene encoding pantoate--beta-alanine ligase, protein MTEESQTVVDGEVGLPVVHERIAGLRGALRGERTAGRSVALVPTMGALHEGHFALVRRARELADVVVVSIFVNPLQFGAGEDLDRYPRTLDADLAALAREGVAYVFAPGAAEMYPDGETSTRIAAGHVGTLYEGASRPGHFDGMLTVVAKLFHIVAPDRAVFGQKDAQQVFLVRRMVADLDVPLELEIVPTVREADGLAMSSRNRYLDVDGRRTALALSESLAAAHAAAADGLDEVLAEAAGAFGDHDGIELDYLVVVDPVTFLPVDDGATGPATVLVAAHVGGTRLIDNTDIVLG, encoded by the coding sequence GTGACGGAGGAATCGCAGACCGTCGTGGACGGCGAGGTCGGCCTCCCGGTCGTGCACGAGCGGATCGCCGGCCTCCGCGGGGCGCTGCGCGGCGAGCGCACGGCCGGCCGTTCGGTCGCGCTCGTGCCCACCATGGGCGCGCTGCACGAGGGCCACTTCGCGCTCGTGCGCCGGGCACGCGAGCTCGCCGACGTCGTCGTGGTCTCGATCTTCGTCAACCCCCTGCAGTTCGGTGCCGGGGAAGACCTCGACCGCTACCCCCGCACGCTCGACGCCGACCTCGCCGCACTCGCGCGCGAAGGCGTGGCGTACGTGTTCGCGCCGGGTGCCGCCGAGATGTACCCGGACGGCGAGACGAGCACGCGCATCGCGGCCGGGCACGTCGGCACACTGTACGAGGGCGCGTCGCGTCCCGGCCACTTCGACGGCATGCTCACCGTCGTCGCGAAGCTGTTCCACATCGTCGCGCCCGACCGTGCCGTGTTCGGCCAGAAGGACGCACAGCAGGTCTTCCTCGTGCGTCGCATGGTCGCCGACCTCGACGTGCCGCTCGAACTCGAGATCGTCCCCACGGTCCGCGAGGCGGACGGCCTGGCGATGTCCAGCCGCAACCGGTACCTCGACGTCGACGGCCGCCGCACCGCGCTCGCCCTCTCGGAGTCGCTCGCCGCGGCGCACGCCGCAGCCGCCGACGGCCTCGACGAGGTCCTCGCCGAGGCCGCGGGCGCGTTCGGAGACCACGACGGCATCGAACTCGACTACCTCGTGGTCGTCGACCCGGTCACCTTCCTTCCCGTCGACGACGGCGCGACCGGCCCCGCGACCGTGCTCGTGGCCGCCCACGTCGGCGGCACACGGCTGATCGACAACACCGACATCGTGCTCGGCTGA